TGTGACAGGAAAAACACCAGCGCCGCGGGATAAAACGCGATTGATGACACCAGGTAATGCAGCGCCAGGAGTATTAGCGATGACAAGTGCAGATAGAATTGCACGCGGCTCAGTTGATCGGACGCCAGTTGTTTCATATTGGGCACGGTGCTTTGTGGCAAGCCTTGTTGTTGCCGGATCAGGTTGAGATGCAACCAGGCAATAAACGGGACAATCCTGTACATCATGCCGTTGGCCGCGGAACAGAATGATCCCACCACCAGCACGACACCCAGCAGCATGTCATTTGCTTCCAGGCCAAGCCTGTCTCTCGCCAGCCACAATACACAGGCAAGCATCATGCTGGTAAAGGCCAGGTACCAGAACAGCACGCCAACGTCCTTCAGCTTGCGCTTGCGGCTCCACAACAACACCAGGCTGGTGGCGGAGAACATCATTATCACCAGGGCAACAACGATGTTTCCGGACAAGGCGAGCCAGGGCTCAAAAAACGATTGCCCGATAGTCATCAACACCAGGCCCGTCACTGCTGTCCAGGCCAGCGCCTTTCGATGCCAAAGCGGGTACTCGCGCGTGATCTGGAACATGGGTATGACCTGGTAGGCAACCGCCATCAGCAGCAGTATCACCCAGCCGGTCAAACCCCAGTTCATATGAAGTGACGTCAACTCACGAGTGAATATGGAGCCGGCTCCTGCAGATGTGATTGACAGGCCCGTACCCAGCACAACCGTTACAAGCAAGGCGCCCAGCGCCAGCAGCATTGTCGTGCGTGTAGCATGCGCGCTCACGGATACCGCCAGGCAGTGCCCCGACATCACTATAAAGAGGAAAATTGACAGCCCGAGCAGTACAGATGCCGACACAAACAGCAACGAAAAACCGGTCAGCCAGGCCGATACCAGGCTGGCAATGCCGGTCAATAACCCGAAATATACCGATACACTGAATAACCGCGCTGCCGGAACCGGCGTGCCCAGCAGTACCGGCAACAATTGCTGCATGGCGCCAACCATGGTCATGAGCAAAAAACCCAGCGTCAGCATATGGGTGACGGCCAGGCTTTCTGCTGACCAGCGATTGAAAAAGGGCTCGGGTCCGAACCACAACAATACAAGCGCAGCCAGCATTCCAAATGCCGGTGCCGAAAGAATAAACGGGATCGGAACAGAAAATGCCGGGGTCTGCTGTAATGACAGGCTGGCAGGCATTAACTTACTCGTCGAACTCGGCCACCACCGCCGCCTCGGCCTCGGTATCACCGACGCGCCAGACAAGCAACTCAACCGCGGTCACGCTGCCCTGCCGCTGCCTGAACCCAAACCCCGATTGCTGCAATTGCTCGTACAACAGGCACGGGTCACGCCGATGACGCAGGCACAGGTATTCACCGGGCTGTAACTGACTCACCGCCTCGGTTGCCATCACCAGCGGGTCGGGCGGCTCCATGTCACTGACATCCAGGAGTACTTGCCTGGCCATTACTCGTGCCAGCCACTGAAGCGGGCATGAAAGTCTTCGGCAGAGCTTGCCAGCACCCGGTCAATCATCGGGTACAGCACCTGCTCTTCCTTGGCGTTGTGCTGCTGCATCAGGATCAGCAAGGTCTCGGATGTACCGAGCAGACCGTCACGGTCCCGCGCTTCCAGCAGTTGCTCAAGCTGTGCGAACAACTCCCGCATCTGCTCATGCTCGCTCCGCATTACCGAAATCGGACCCGCCGCCATGCTCATGGCCTTTTCCAGTGCCGGAAACAACACCTCTTCTTCCATTGCCAGGTGTTTTTGCATCAGGCGGACAAACCTGTCCAGCGTGTATTCCAGTCCTGGCCAATCCTGCTTTTCGGCAGCAGCCTCCACTGCCGCAAACACCTCATCACATTCCTTGTGATTCGCCGTCATCATGTCACTTGTATCCATAAACCCGGCCCTCTTTCCAAGCCCCGTTGACGATTTCCGCAAAATTCACAATAGATGTATATAGTATACTACTTTTATGCGGCATGTCTGTAGCGGGCAAGCCCCGGGGACAAAATCCGGTGAATATACGGCTGCCTGGTCAGCGACTGCCGGCCAGGCTGGCGACCGGTTCACCGGCAGGGCTACCAGATATTCTCATCGCTGGCGTTCCAGGCTTCCGTGATTCCATCGGTGCTCCATTCCTTGAATATCGATTTTCGGGCGGCAGTCTTGTCCAGTCGCTCAAGACTGCGGCTGCTGATTCCCCGGCCGATGCGGGTCGCCGTATCCTGCAGCACAGCATCTGTTTCATTCACCTTTTGAAGATGCCCGACCGCCCAGCCGGTCCTGTCTGTTTCGATTACATGCGGCGTAATCATGACAACGGTTTCCGTGTTAATGCTGGTTTTTTCGTGTGCCGAGAACAGTCTTCCCAGCAACGGAATCCGGCCAAGAATCGGCACACCACTGCGACTTTCCGACAGCCGCATCTTCATCAGGCCGCCAATAAATACTGTCTTGCCATCAGGCACCAGCAGCTGCGTGGTAACTTCCGTGGTCGACTGCGAAGGAATGCCCTCGGATACACTGCCGGTACTGACTTCGGGATGGATATCCAGCATTACGCGCCCGTCTTCATCGACAGAAGGCTTGACCTTCAGTATGACACCCGATTCAAGAAACTGGACATTTTCGGTTGTAACCTGGTTTACCGTGGTCGTCACCTTGTAACCGATCCTGTCACCTATAATTACGGACGCCTCCTGGTTTTCAAGCGCCAGCAACTTGGGTGTCGACAATGTTCTCACGCGGCCATCCGAACTCAGTGCACTCAATGCCAGGTCCATCTTCGGCGTAACAAGATCAAGGAAAAATCCCGGCGATCCCGGCAACGACAACCCCTGGGCCCCGTAAGTCCGGACGCGATCCCCGGAATCAAACAGCCGCGTCCAGTCGACGCCAAAAGTCTCGGAGTCATCCAGGATCACTTCAAGTATCTTGGCCTCGATCAGAATCTGTTTGGGTTGCCTGTCGAGTTCCCTTATGAGTTTGCCGATACTCGCGAGGTATTCGGGAAGCTCTTCAATAACAAGAAGATTACGATCCTCAAGCGTGGTGATCTTTCCGTATCGCGACAGGTGGTTTTTCAGAATTGATTCAATGGATTTGGGCTTTGAATACTGCACCTTGAATGACTGCAGCTTCGTAACACCGCCATGGCCATTCTTCCCGGCATCTGAAGGATTGACTATAAAATAGCTGCCGCCCTTGCTTTCAACTGCATAGCCACCGACCCTGGCAATGGAGTGAATGGCCTGCTTGATGCCCACGTCATAAAGGTTAAGCGAAACCTTTCCGCTAACGTCCTTGGACAGCAGGATATTTACCCGGTGCTTTCTGGACAACATTGCCATGACTTCAGACAACTCTACGTCGTTCAGGTTCAGCGTGACCCGGTCAGACGCTATCGAATTCACACGCCTTGCCGGAATACTGTTTCCCGCGGCCACCTTTTTCCGTGAATCCTCGCGCAGCATGTCAACCAGGTCAGGCAGCGTAATGCCGCTGTCATGCTGATCCGGCGTCAACACAAAAATATCAAATCGCCTGTTCTTTCTGCGACCGGATTCCATCCGGTTGTCAGCCACCGGGTAATCAGGACCAAGACCGGTTGCGACAACCTGGTCCGCGGACAGCGACAGTACCCGCCTGATATAATCCGCCACCTTGCGCGCCCTTGCCTGGGACAACACGTAGTTGTCGGTAAACTCGCTTCGGGCTGCCTGCGAAAGCGGGCTGTTATCGGTATGGGAAAAAACATATACGCGACCAACCGGTCGACTTCTGCGAAGCGTCAGCAGCCGGTCAAGATCAACATAATCAGTATCAGACAATACGTTTAACCCGCGCGAGAACCCGGGTGAAAATACGATGATCTCCGAACGAATTCCGCCTTCCGGCTGATTGCTCGCGCCGTCAGGTTTTACGGGCTGTTCTGCCAGCGCAATGCCAGAAACTGCCTGCAACAGCAGTATCGCAACAAACACCAATACACTTTCCCTAGCGTTCACCATTTACTTTCACCCTGACTCGCACATCATTCTTTGAAAAAATTGCTTCGCCTTCTCCAACCCAATCCAGCCTGTACCCGCCGATCTCCTCACCAACAGTGACAATGGTGCCACCAACATTTGCCAGCCCGTTCTGCATTGATGCCAGTGTTGCCCGGAGATCAATGCCATGCGTACCGGAGCCGCTCCCCTGGCCAGCAGCCACGTCAACGCCGCTTGGTCGTATAAACGGGTTGTTCTTCAAGGGTTCCCGCCCAATATCATCTGCTGCTGCCGTAGGCAGCAGGATGCAAAACACAATAATGGACTTGTGGATTGTCATCATATGGCCTTGTATGAAACTATGGTCAACTTCAGTGAAAGTATGGGAACCTGGTCAACATAGCGAACCGGAAGAAACTGGAACCGGTTGATTACGATAAACCCGATTTCGCTGTTCAGTTCCTGCAGCCATCGAACCAGGTTCATGTAGTCGCCGCGAATTTCTATATCAAACAGGATCTCCCGGAAAACATGGACGGTGTTGCCGGCCTTCGGTTTGATACCGGCCAGTTCGACTTCATTACGCCACGAAATCTTCTGGAGCCGCTCTATGATGTACGCTTCCATTTTCTCCATGGACAGGTGTGCCATGTCGCCATGCAGCGTCTTGCCCAGGCTGTTAACTTCGGCGGTCATCTCTGCCAGCTGGCCTGGCAGTTCCCTGCCATCTTCAACAACAAGCACAAGATTGCTTCGTACTTTCTTTGTCCCCTGGTACTCCTTGATACGCGGATAGACAATATAGACAAATGACAATGTCACAATAAGCAACAGTAACAGGCCAAATGCCAGCCTGGCCTGTCTCGGGTCAGAAATTGCGGAGTCAATCATGTTCATGACTTGTCCTGCCCGACAACGACTGCGAGATCGAAATCCACAACCGCCATGCTCCTGAACTTCCTTTGCTCGGTTCGGACTATGCGCACTTCACTGATCGCCTGCTGGTCAATCAGGCGCCGGACAAACTCCGATAGCGCGGCATGATCACGCGCCTGGCCTCTTATGGTCATATGACTGTTAATCAGCCAGCCTTCCTGGCTTGCCTGGTTGCCCTGCTTCGGAATGACAACGAAATAGCCGGTATTCACCGCTTTTTCATTTTCCTTTACAGCTTCCCCGGATCGCTGGAATTCCCATTGATCAAACCAGACATCGTTACCCTGCAACGCCTTGTCAACGGATACGAGCATGTGCGCGGCTTCGGTTCCGCCACGCAACCCCTTCAGCAAATCCAGCTGCTGCTGATAGTCATCCCGTTTTTGCTGCAGATCATTCAATTCTGTTCTTTGTTGCGCAGTGATCGCCTGCTTTCTTTGCAGATCCTTGATGTCGCGCTTCAAACCGGAAATCTGGTAGCTGATTCCCGCATGCGCTGCGAACTCGACCAGCGCCAGTATCGAGACAGACATGCCAAGCAGGCGCAGCCATTTGATTCGATCAAGTCGCTGCCGGTACTCGACCGGGATCAGGTCAATACTAGCCATGTTGATCCAGCCCTCTCAGGGCAAGGCCGGTAGCAATAGCCATATCGGTATTCGAACCGACGCTGCCGCCTGAACAGGGGCCATTCTCGTTTGTCAGTGTCCGCAGCGGGTCGGGTATTGTGATGGCGATGTTGGCCATTCTTCCAAGCAGCCTGTCTACACCGGGCCACCTGGAAATTACCCCAAGCAGGTATATCCGGTTAGCTGACTTTCCGTGCGTCTGGGCGGCGGCATAAATCAGCGACCGGTTAACTTCGTCAACCAGTTTCATGAACCCCGGCTTGACGATTTCGCGAATACCCTCGGCAATATCAGGGCGGCTGACCAGACCGTCTTTTTCCGGGTCTTCGTCCGCGAACAGGCCATTCTTGATTATCAGGTCACGCGCCTCTTCCTGGCCCATATCCAGCATCTCGCTCAATTCGAAAAGCAGGTCTGCCTCGCCAAAGTTGACCTTGTGATCAAACAGAACCCGATCGCCGGAAATCATGGTCATGAAGCTGATCTGGTAACCCGTGCTCACAACCAGGATATTGCTCCCGGGGTCTTCGCCGGAAATAATGGTTATCAGGCGATTTATAGCTGATGGCGCCACTTCCATAGCGGTAATACTCAACCCGGAGTGACGCAGACGCTCAAGAAACGCTATGACATCGGATTTCCTGGCGAAGGCAACCATCGCCAGCCTGTCATCATCCGCACCGCCTGACCTGATTGGCAGGTAATCAATAACGTACTCGTCCAGGCTTCCATCTATCCGGTTTCGCATTATCTTGATGATCGCGTCTTCGTCCGCCTGGTCCTTGCCCAGCTGGTACGTTACCGGAACAATT
The nucleotide sequence above comes from Gammaproteobacteria bacterium. Encoded proteins:
- a CDS encoding DUF2249 domain-containing protein, translated to MARQVLLDVSDMEPPDPLVMATEAVSQLQPGEYLCLRHRRDPCLLYEQLQQSGFGFRQRQGSVTAVELLVWRVGDTEAEAAVVAEFDE
- a CDS encoding hemerythrin domain-containing protein, which translates into the protein MDTSDMMTANHKECDEVFAAVEAAAEKQDWPGLEYTLDRFVRLMQKHLAMEEEVLFPALEKAMSMAAGPISVMRSEHEQMRELFAQLEQLLEARDRDGLLGTSETLLILMQQHNAKEEQVLYPMIDRVLASSAEDFHARFSGWHE
- a CDS encoding OmpA family protein, coding for MVNARESVLVFVAILLLQAVSGIALAEQPVKPDGASNQPEGGIRSEIIVFSPGFSRGLNVLSDTDYVDLDRLLTLRRSRPVGRVYVFSHTDNSPLSQAARSEFTDNYVLSQARARKVADYIRRVLSLSADQVVATGLGPDYPVADNRMESGRRKNRRFDIFVLTPDQHDSGITLPDLVDMLREDSRKKVAAGNSIPARRVNSIASDRVTLNLNDVELSEVMAMLSRKHRVNILLSKDVSGKVSLNLYDVGIKQAIHSIARVGGYAVESKGGSYFIVNPSDAGKNGHGGVTKLQSFKVQYSKPKSIESILKNHLSRYGKITTLEDRNLLVIEELPEYLASIGKLIRELDRQPKQILIEAKILEVILDDSETFGVDWTRLFDSGDRVRTYGAQGLSLPGSPGFFLDLVTPKMDLALSALSSDGRVRTLSTPKLLALENQEASVIIGDRIGYKVTTTVNQVTTENVQFLESGVILKVKPSVDEDGRVMLDIHPEVSTGSVSEGIPSQSTTEVTTQLLVPDGKTVFIGGLMKMRLSESRSGVPILGRIPLLGRLFSAHEKTSINTETVVMITPHVIETDRTGWAVGHLQKVNETDAVLQDTATRIGRGISSRSLERLDKTAARKSIFKEWSTDGITEAWNASDENIW
- the pilO gene encoding type 4a pilus biogenesis protein PilO; this encodes MIDSAISDPRQARLAFGLLLLLIVTLSFVYIVYPRIKEYQGTKKVRSNLVLVVEDGRELPGQLAEMTAEVNSLGKTLHGDMAHLSMEKMEAYIIERLQKISWRNEVELAGIKPKAGNTVHVFREILFDIEIRGDYMNLVRWLQELNSEIGFIVINRFQFLPVRYVDQVPILSLKLTIVSYKAI
- a CDS encoding PilN domain-containing protein, producing the protein MASIDLIPVEYRQRLDRIKWLRLLGMSVSILALVEFAAHAGISYQISGLKRDIKDLQRKQAITAQQRTELNDLQQKRDDYQQQLDLLKGLRGGTEAAHMLVSVDKALQGNDVWFDQWEFQRSGEAVKENEKAVNTGYFVVIPKQGNQASQEGWLINSHMTIRGQARDHAALSEFVRRLIDQQAISEVRIVRTEQRKFRSMAVVDFDLAVVVGQDKS
- the pilM gene encoding pilus assembly protein PilM; translation: MMSQLLQKIARYDRFVSRRSVLGPIGIEFSMEKIHMVQIGMRANGEKYLVGCASADYPTKRDAFLSEPGEMKATLRRLMKQNGFSGSSAVVAALPGMARIVPVTYQLGKDQADEDAIIKIMRNRIDGSLDEYVIDYLPIRSGGADDDRLAMVAFARKSDVIAFLERLRHSGLSITAMEVAPSAINRLITIISGEDPGSNILVVSTGYQISFMTMISGDRVLFDHKVNFGEADLLFELSEMLDMGQEEARDLIIKNGLFADEDPEKDGLVSRPDIAEGIREIVKPGFMKLVDEVNRSLIYAAAQTHGKSANRIYLLGVISRWPGVDRLLGRMANIAITIPDPLRTLTNENGPCSGGSVGSNTDMAIATGLALRGLDQHG